A region of Beijerinckia sp. 28-YEA-48 DNA encodes the following proteins:
- a CDS encoding AGE family epimerase/isomerase translates to MHVRPAAIKGTPFKLSHALPWLKDTAFDVWSNAGRDPKGGFFESLDLSGRPIVEPRRVRVQARQVYSFSQAGDLGWEGDWQAQVEHGLDYIARHGRDEQGYLRGTIAADGKAIEAAPDLYDQAFYLLALAHGFRVTGDVKYQRLALDLLRQLRRDFSHPLGGFYDTPVSRERLCANPHMHLLEAALAWIEASDSHAWRQLATEIVDLCKARLIDRKTGALLEHFNADWSPVDIGPLASIEPGHQFEWCWLLIRYETLVEEVDASVYRTLFDIGRHHGVCAERGVAIDELRRDLTWKRAQARLWPQTERLKAAVALAQLSSGAVRAAYVVEAREAVAGLGLYFSGVPKGLWRDKLLQDGTFVQEPAPASTFYHIVCAITELSRSDLGFDSQSADLKSPFELAASTFR, encoded by the coding sequence GTGCACGTCCGTCCGGCAGCCATAAAGGGCACTCCTTTCAAGCTGTCGCACGCCCTTCCGTGGCTCAAAGACACTGCGTTTGACGTTTGGTCGAACGCGGGCCGCGATCCCAAAGGCGGATTTTTCGAAAGCCTCGACCTGTCGGGGCGTCCCATTGTGGAACCGCGTCGGGTGCGGGTTCAAGCCCGTCAGGTCTACAGCTTTTCCCAGGCCGGGGATTTAGGTTGGGAAGGCGACTGGCAGGCCCAGGTTGAGCATGGACTTGACTATATCGCCCGGCATGGACGCGATGAACAGGGTTACCTGCGCGGCACGATCGCGGCTGACGGAAAGGCCATCGAGGCGGCGCCGGATCTTTACGACCAGGCTTTCTATCTGCTGGCCCTGGCACACGGCTTCCGCGTCACGGGCGATGTGAAATACCAACGCTTGGCGCTCGATCTCTTGCGCCAGCTGCGTCGTGATTTCAGCCATCCGCTGGGTGGTTTCTACGATACGCCCGTCAGTCGGGAGCGACTGTGCGCCAATCCGCACATGCATCTGCTCGAGGCGGCTTTGGCCTGGATCGAGGCAAGCGATAGCCACGCCTGGCGGCAATTGGCGACAGAGATCGTCGACCTGTGCAAGGCCCGCCTGATCGATCGCAAGACTGGTGCGCTGCTGGAACATTTCAATGCGGATTGGTCGCCGGTAGATATCGGCCCTTTGGCATCTATCGAGCCTGGACATCAATTCGAATGGTGCTGGCTGCTGATCCGCTATGAAACGCTGGTAGAGGAAGTTGATGCGTCGGTTTATCGGACGCTCTTCGACATCGGCCGGCACCACGGCGTCTGCGCGGAGCGCGGCGTCGCGATCGACGAATTGCGCCGCGATCTGACCTGGAAACGGGCGCAGGCACGGTTGTGGCCGCAAACCGAGCGGTTGAAAGCAGCTGTTGCTTTGGCTCAATTGTCGTCTGGCGCGGTACGCGCCGCTTATGTGGTTGAAGCGCGCGAAGCCGTTGCCGGGCTTGGCCTCTATTTCAGCGGCGTTCCGAAAGGATTGTGGCGGGACAAGCTTTTGCAGGATGGCACGTTCGTTCAAGAACCGGCACCGGCGAGCACGTTCTATCATATTGTCTGCGCCATCACGGAACTGTCGCGCAGCGATCTGGGCTTTGACAGTCAATCGGCGGACTTGAAGTCCCCGTTCGAGCTGGCGGCATCGACCTTCCGCTGA